The Amycolatopsis sp. DG1A-15b genome contains the following window.
GCCGCCGCGCTGTGGCCCGAACGCACGGCCTGGGTGTTCGACGACCTGGATCGGACGTTCACCTTCGCCGAGGTCGACCGCGAAAGCACCCGGATCGCCGCGGCGCTCGCCGAACGCGGCATCGGCCCCGGCGACCGGGTGGCGGTGATGCTGCGCAACCAGCCGGAGTTCCCGCTGATCTGGCTGGCGCTGGCGAAGATCGGCGCGCAGCTGGTGCCGGTCAACACGAACTACCAGGAATTCGACGGCGCCCACGTCCTCCGCCACTCCGGCGCGAAGCTGGCCGTCGCCGCGCCCGAATTCACCGAATTGCTCGGCCGGATCGGCCTGACCGAGGTGATCACCCCGGACGAGCTCCGCACCGATGCCGAGCCGCCGGAGTTCACGCCCGTGCCCGAGCTGCCGGTCAACATCCAGTACACCTCCGGCACCACCGGCGCCCCCAAGGGCTGCGTCCTGCCGAACCGCTACTGGACGACCCTCGCGATCAGCCTGGCCACCGACTTCCCCGCCGTCGGCGCGGACGACGTCATCCTGACCGCCCAGCCGTTCCACTACATCGATCCACAGTGGAATGTCGCGCTGGGCCTCGCCGGCGGCGCCACCCTCGTCGTCCTCGACCGCTTCCACCCCAGCACGTTCTGGGCGAAGGTCCGCGAACACGGCGTCACCTGGTTCTACTGCCTCGGCCTGATGCCGACGCTGCTGCTGCGCCAGGAACCGGCCGCGGCCGACCGCGACCACCGCGTCCGCGCGATCTGCGCGTCGGCGATCCCGCACGACCTGCACGCCGAGCTGGAGGCCCGCTGGGGCGTGCCGTGGTACGAGGCGTTCGGGATGACCGAAACCGGCGGCGACATCCGGATGACCGCCGCCGACCACGACGAGACCGTCGGCACCGGCTGCATCGGGCGGCCCAGCCGCGACCGCGAGGTGCTGATCGCGGGCGACGACGGGAAGCCGGTGCCGCGCGGGGAAACCGGGCAGCTGCTGATCCGCGGGATCGGGCTGATGCACGGCTACCACGACGATCCGGACGCGACGGCGAAAGCGTTCGAAAACGGCTGGTTCCACACCGGCGACCTCGCCCGGATGGACGCCGCCGGCCGCGTCTACTACGTCGGCCGGACGAAGGACATGATCCGCCGCAGCGGCGAAAACGTCTCCGCCGACGAGGTCGAGCGCGCGCTGCTGCTGCACCCGGCGGTCCGGCTGGCGGCCGTCGTCGCGGTGCCGGACGAGCTGCGCGGCGAGGAGATCAAGGCGTACGTCGTGTGCGACGGCGACCGGCCGGACCCCGCCGAGCTCGCCGCGTTCTGCGCCGGGAAACTGGCCTACTTCAAGGTTCCCCG
Protein-coding sequences here:
- a CDS encoding ATP-dependent acyl-CoA ligase; translated protein: MTPLAEIGTLAQLVRRAAALWPERTAWVFDDLDRTFTFAEVDRESTRIAAALAERGIGPGDRVAVMLRNQPEFPLIWLALAKIGAQLVPVNTNYQEFDGAHVLRHSGAKLAVAAPEFTELLGRIGLTEVITPDELRTDAEPPEFTPVPELPVNIQYTSGTTGAPKGCVLPNRYWTTLAISLATDFPAVGADDVILTAQPFHYIDPQWNVALGLAGGATLVVLDRFHPSTFWAKVREHGVTWFYCLGLMPTLLLRQEPAAADRDHRVRAICASAIPHDLHAELEARWGVPWYEAFGMTETGGDIRMTAADHDETVGTGCIGRPSRDREVLIAGDDGKPVPRGETGQLLIRGIGLMHGYHDDPDATAKAFENGWFHTGDLARMDAAGRVYYVGRTKDMIRRSGENVSADEVERALLLHPAVRLAAVVAVPDELRGEEIKAYVVCDGDRPDPAELAAFCAGKLAYFKVPRFWAFADTLPMTPSERVAKGELRKVADPRAGSWDAKAEAWL